The Musa acuminata AAA Group cultivar baxijiao chromosome BXJ3-6, Cavendish_Baxijiao_AAA, whole genome shotgun sequence region TATGCAAGGAGATGGAAGGAGGCATTATTGCTTCCACCCCAACCGGAAGGAGCTGAGAAGCGGGGAGCATGGCGGATCACGTGCTGGTGTTCCCGTTCCCGGCGCAGGGCCAtgtcaactccatgctgaagctgGCCGAGCTGCTCTCGCTGGCCGGCCTTCACGTCACCTTCCTCAACACCGACCACAACCTCCGCCTGCTCGCTCGCCACTCCGTCGCCTATGCGCGGCTGGACCGAAGTCCCAGATTCCGCTTCCGCTCGATCCCCGACGGATTCGAAGACGAGCGCCGCCGATCCGCGTCGCGCCTGCTTGATCTGTTGGAGTCGCTGCAAACGCGGTCCGTGGGCCCTTACAAGGATCTCCTGCTCGACCTCCAGCACCGAGATGAAGATGGCTACAGAGGATGGCCGGCCCTGACGTGCGTGATAGCCGATGGGATCATGACCTTCGCGGCCGACGTCGCGAGAGAGGTGGGAGTCCCCGCCATGTTCTTCCGCACGGTCAGCGCCTGCAGCATTTGGTCCTACTTGTGCATCCCGGAGCTGCTCCGGACTGGGGAGCTCCCTTTTCCAGGTATAACTACGATACGCTACATACCTTGATCACCTGATAGTTGCGTTACATGGTGGGTTACGTGGCCACAGACGATGCTGATCTCGACGAGCCGATAAGGAACGTGCCGGGCATGGAGGGCTTCCTCCGCCGGAGGGACCTATCAATCTTCTGCAGGAATGCAAAGGACTCCAGCGATCCCAGACTCAGGCTCGTGCGCACCGCCACCGCCGACAGTGTCCGGGCGCGAGCGCTCATACTCAACACGTTCGAGTCCTTGGAGCCTTGCGCGTTGGAGCACATTCGCTCCCGCTGCCCCGTCACCTACTGCATCGGCCCTCTTCATGCCCTGCTCAGGACTTACTACCGATTGACTTCCGGGAGCGATCACGAAGAATTACGCAGCACGGCCTCCGCCAGCTTATGGCAGGAGGATCGGAGCTGCATGTCCTGGCTCGACGCGCAGCCCAGCAGGTCGGTGGTGTACGTGAGCTTCGGAAGCCTCACGGTGATGTCGCCGGAGGACTTCACCGAGTTCTGGCTCGGGCTGGTCAACAGCGGGCAGCGGTTCCTGTGGGTGGTGAGGCGGGACCTGGTCGACGGAAAAGAGTTGGGCGAGGGAGCCGCCGCCGCCGGAGCGATAGCAGCGCAGCTGGAAAAAGCGACGAGGGAGAGGGGGTACCTGGTGGAGTGGGTACCGCAGGAGGAGGTACTGGGCCACCCAGCGGTGGGGTGCTTCCTGACGCACAGCGGATGGAACTCAACGCTGGAGAGCCTAGTGGCCGGCGTTCCCATGCTGTGCTGGCCATTCTTTGCGGACCAGCAGACCAACAGCAGGTTCGTGGGGGAGGTGTGGAGGGTAGGATTGGACATGAAGGACATGCACGGCAGGGACATCGTGGCGAAGATGGTGAGGGAGATGATGGAGGGAAACAAGGCAGAAGAGTTGAGGACATCCGCCGCTAAGATGGCGGAGATGGCAAGAGACAGCGTCTCCTCCACCGGCGGCTC contains the following coding sequences:
- the LOC135640233 gene encoding myricetin 3-O-rhamnoside 1,2-glucosyltransferase UGT709G2-like, whose protein sequence is MADHVLVFPFPAQGHVNSMLKLAELLSLAGLHVTFLNTDHNLRLLARHSVAYARLDRSPRFRFRSIPDGFEDERRRSASRLLDLLESLQTRSVGPYKDLLLDLQHRDEDGYRGWPALTCVIADGIMTFAADVAREVGVPAMFFRTVSACSIWSYLCIPELLRTGELPFPDDADLDEPIRNVPGMEGFLRRRDLSIFCRNAKDSSDPRLRLVRTATADSVRARALILNTFESLEPCALEHIRSRCPVTYCIGPLHALLRTYYRLTSGSDHEELRSTASASLWQEDRSCMSWLDAQPSRSVVYVSFGSLTVMSPEDFTEFWLGLVNSGQRFLWVVRRDLVDGKELGEGAAAAGAIAAQLEKATRERGYLVEWVPQEEVLGHPAVGCFLTHSGWNSTLESLVAGVPMLCWPFFADQQTNSRFVGEVWRVGLDMKDMHGRDIVAKMVREMMEGNKAEELRTSAAKMAEMARDSVSSTGGSSFTAFEKLIQDIRSLRP